One Flavobacterium lindanitolerans genomic region harbors:
- a CDS encoding OmpA family protein, with protein SLEPVEVVITDTEVILKSIYFEFDRSNITQQGAAELDKLVNVMEKYPDMVIYVKSHTDGKGSAAYNLRLSEQRAQSTVQYLVSKGIGKERVSGKGFGSTEPKVDCRANCTEEEDAQNRRSEFKIIKR; from the coding sequence TCCCTTGAACCTGTGGAGGTGGTCATCACCGATACGGAAGTCATCCTGAAAAGCATCTACTTCGAGTTCGACAGGAGCAACATCACCCAGCAGGGGGCCGCGGAACTGGACAAGCTCGTGAACGTGATGGAGAAATACCCTGACATGGTGATCTACGTGAAGTCGCATACGGACGGTAAGGGAAGTGCGGCCTACAACCTGAGGCTTTCGGAGCAGAGGGCCCAGTCTACGGTACAGTACCTTGTGTCGAAGGGCATCGGTAAGGAGCGTGTTTCGGGCAAGGGCTTCGGGAGCACGGAGCCGAAGGTGGACTGCAGGGCAAATTGCACGGAAGAGGAGGATGCGCAGAACAGGCGTTCGGAATTTAAGATTATAAAGAGATAA